The genomic interval AATTTTATCTGCAAAATATGTGATATGAATAAAATTGACTTTATAATGCCATTAACTGACCCAGAAGTAGAAATACTCAGCAAACATAAGAAAAGGGTTGAAGCATACGGCGCAATACTCTGCACCTCTGATTATGAAACAATACAGTTATGTAGAGATAAATATAAATTACCTAAGTTTTTAGCAGAACACGATATTCCTAATTCAATTAGTACATTTTTATTAGATGAGATTGATGTGAAAGAGTTTAGCTATCCATTTTTTGCAAAACCAAGGAGCGGTCGAAGTAGTCAAGGATGTATGTTAATTAATGATAAAACTGATTTCCAATATATTGTTGAAAAATGTAAAAAGGAGCAATATATAATTCAACCATATATAGAAGGAAAAATTATAACTGTTGATGTAGTTAGAAATGAAACATCAGGAATGGTATCAAGTATGTGCAGAAGGGAGCTCATAAGGAATAATTCTGGAGCAGGATTAACTGTAGAAATTTTTCATGATATATTTTTAAGTGACTTGTGCAAGAAAATAGCTAATGTACTAAATATTCGTGGAACAGTTAATATCGAATTCATTGAAAGCAGTAATGGATATTATTTTTTAGAGGTAAATCCAAGATTTTCGGGTGGTGTAGAATTTAGTTGTATAGCAGGATATGACGTTATTACTCAACATTTAAATTGTTTTAGAGATCTTCCAATCATTGCAGCACCGTGTACTCATAAAATGATAATATCAAAAAAGTATGAGGAATGTGTTACATGGGAGGAAAGAAATGATAAATAATAACTCAATAGAGCTATTTAAAGAGTACAAAGACTATTTATTTCCAGCAACAGATTTTTTACCTCGAATTATAGATAGATCAGAGGGTTCATACGTTTATGATGTTGATGGTAACAAGATTTTAGATTTGAATGCAGGTCAATTTTGCTCAATACTTGGTCATAATAACGAAGGGTTAAAAAAAATAATTAACCTTCAAATGGATAAGATTTACCATACGAGTACTGCAGTAATTTCACCTGAAGTGCTTATTGCCGCAAAAAAAGTGTCTGATATTTGTTATGGGCTTAAAGGTAAAGTATTATTTCTCTCAACCGGTTCAGAAGCAGTAGAATGTGCGTTAAGATATGCAAAGCATATAACAAAAAAAGATGGAGTCATATGCTTTGATAGAGCTTATCATGGATTAAGTTTAGGATCTCAAAGTGTTACATATGGTGGTATTTGGAGCTTGCCAAGAATTTCAAATGTTTATTCGGTAACAACACCAGACTTGCATGAAAAAAGTGGGGATTATGAGAAAATAATTGAGACTTATGTCAATGAGGTTAGCCAGATAGTATCAAAGTTTAGTAATGAAATAGCTGCCTTTATTGCAGAGCCTATAGTATCTGTAGGTGGCATGATATTTCCACCAAAGGAGTATTTTAAGCAAGTATATGAAATTTGCAAGAAGAATAATATAATATTTATATTTGATGAAAGTCAGACTGGATTTGGCCGTACTGGAAAATGGTTTGGCTATCAGAGCTTTGATTTTACACCTGATATTATCGTTGGTTCAAAGGGAATGGGGTTAGGATACCCGGTTTCGATGGTATTATTTAACGATGAAATACTTATGAATACGAAGATTAGTATAAGCCATTTTAGTTCACATCAAAATGACCCGTTAGCCGCTGCATTAGTATCATATGTTATTGATTATATTAATGAGAATAACTTGTTGAACCGTGTAACTCAATATGGGCAAAAGTTGCTCACTAAATTGATTAATTTATCAGAAAAGTGCACATTGATTAAGAATCCTCGTGGTTTGGGATTGATGATCGGATTTGATGTGTATAAAGATGGTTGGTCAGAGTACAAAGAAAAATCTAAGGATTTAATTACTAGATTACTAGATTATGGAATTATGTTGCAATCATCAAATCAATTTAAAACGTATAGATTATTGCCTAATTACTTAATAACTGATGAAGAGATTGATTATTTCATTAACGGGTTAGAAAAAGCATTAAGAGAAATGGAGTGATGAAGTTGTCGTATAAAAACTTTTCATACTCTTTTCCAACGCAAATCATTTTTGGGAAAGACTCAATTAATCAATTGGAAAGTGCATTGAAAGCATTTGATATTGATTCCTTGCTCATCGTATATGGTGGGAATTCTATAAAGCAAAATGGAATATATGATAGAGTAATAAGTAGTTTAGGAAGCTGTAATATAAATTATTATGAGCACGGTGGATGTACTCCTAACCCCAAGAGTTCTTTTGTAGATAAAGGGGTTGAAAAAGCTTTAAAAAACAAAGTTCAGCTTATATTAGCAGTCGGAGGAGGCTCAGTAATAGATGCTGCTAAGGCGATTGCGTTGCTTTCAGTTAATGAGAATTCTAGTGGAATTTGGCCTTATATGTTGGGACTTAAAAAATTTGCAGTAGATGCTTTACCAATCGGTGTAATATTAACAGTTTCTGGTACTGGTTCTGAAGGTAATGGTGCATTTGTCATATCAAACGAAGATACTCTAGAAAAGATAGGAAGATCACATCTTTCCGCGAGACCTAAATTTGCAATTTGTGACCCTTGTTTTACTTTTTCATTAAGTAGTTGGCAAACGGCATGTAATTGTGCAGATATAATGTCGCATCTCTTAGAACAACTATTTGTGATGGAAGAAAATACTGATTTAATAGATGAACTTATAGTAGCTGCACTAAAAAATGTAATGATTAATACGGACTTAGTTCTGCAAAATCCAAATGATTATGATGCTAGAGCAAATTTAATGCTTGCTGCTACATATTCACTGTCATATATGTTATCAAGTGGCAGAACATCAGACTGGGAAGCGCATAAAATAGAGCATGTTTTATCCGGAATGTATAATGTGGCTCATGGAGCAGGGATGGCTTGCATATTTCCTTATTGGCTTGAGTATGCAGCTAAAGAAGAAAAGATTGCAAATAAAATTCTATTAATTGGGCAAAGAATATTTGATGAAAAAGATACGATTATTTCTGAAAGCGTAATTCATAAGGTAATCTATAAATTTACGGTATTTTTTAACCAAGTTGGTTTACCAACAAATTTATACGAGTTATTAGGTAACTATCCAGATATTAAATGTATAGCTAATAAAGTTACACAAAGTGGAGAGCTTGGAACTATTGTTAAAATTGATTATAACTCTTGCATAGATATTTTAGCTAAAGCAGTTGGAGATATTAAGTAATTTATTGACTAGGGGTGGATATTTAGTATATGGGGAAATTTGATTTTATAGAGACCGAGTTAAATGGGCTTATAGTTATTGAGCCTATATTATTTGAAGATAACAGAGGGTATTTTATGGAGACCTTTAATTACAATGATTTTGCTGCCCTGGGACTAAATAAGAATTTTGTTCAGGACAACCAATCATACTCTAGAAAGGGTGTTTTAAGGGGGATGCATTTCCAGAAAAATAATCCTCAAAGCAAGTTGGTAAGGGTCATAAAAGGAGAAGTATACGATGTTGCTGTGGATATAAGAAAAAACAGCAATACTTACGGAAAATGGATTGGTATATATCTTTCGGAATATAATAAAAAGCAAATTTATATTCCGGAAGGATTTGCACACGGCTTTTTAGTTACCTCGGATGAAGCTGAATTAGTTTACAAATGCTCTGACTTTTATAACCCGTTAGATGAAGGTGGATTCATATACAATGATCCAACAATAGGCGTCGAATGGCCTTTACTTGATAGAGAGCATGCAATTCTTTCACAAAAGGACAAAGGCCTACCTAGTTTTGAAATGATTTGCGATTAATTCCTGTCTTTAATATTTAAAAGTGGTTTCTCGAATAATATAACATAGTCAGAGTTTGGAGACAAAATGAAATTTATAGGGAGACAAGCATAGATGTTGAATAAAGATATTGGAAGAGATGATTTATGTAAGCTAACAATAGTTATCCCCAATTACAATGGCATGAAATTTATTAAGGGATGCTTAGACTCCTTAGAGAACCAGTCTTTAAAGAACTTCGAATTAATTATTGTGGATAATGCCTCTCAGGATGGCAGCAATGAATTCATTATAAAAAACTATCCTGACGTTAGATTTATAGCTTTAGAACAGAACTATGGTTTTAGCAGAGCAGTAAATGAAGGGATAAGAGCTTGTGACAGTGACTATGTTGTTTTACTGAATAATGACACAGAAGTAGAGCCAGAATGGTTATCAAATCTGATGAGATGCATTTCTAGTGATGCGAATATATTCTCTTGCAGCAGCAAAATGGTACAATACCAGGATAGAACCAAAATCGACGATGCAGGAGATGAGTATAATATATTAGGCTGGGCGTATAAACGCGGAGATGGACGACCTAAAGAAGAATATAATATAAACAGTGGAATATTCAGCAGCTGCGCTGGAGCGGCCATATACAGAAGAAGCGTATTTGATGAAATAGGCTATTTCGATGAGAACTTCTTTGCCTATATGGAGGATGTTGACATAAGCTATAGAGCTAAAATTCACGGATATAAGAATGTTTATTGCAGTGATGCAATTGTTTATCATATAGGCAGTGCTACAAGCGGCAGCAAGTACAATAGCTTCAAGATAAAGCTGGCTGCCAGGAATAATATATATGTTGCTTATAAAAACATGCCTTGGCTGCAGCTGTTAATTAACAGCCCTTTTCTGTTTGCCGGGTTTGTAGTTAAATATATTTTCTTCTCAAGGAAGGGCTTTAGTAAAGAGTATGATCAAGGAATTAGTGAAGCCTTTAAGAATCTG from Clostridia bacterium carries:
- a CDS encoding ATP-grasp domain-containing protein translates to MSNILVTAIGSFSADIIIKNLKKEGNYVIGCDIYPKEWIIDAQNVDLFYQSPYANNIEEYVNFICKICDMNKIDFIMPLTDPEVEILSKHKKRVEAYGAILCTSDYETIQLCRDKYKLPKFLAEHDIPNSISTFLLDEIDVKEFSYPFFAKPRSGRSSQGCMLINDKTDFQYIVEKCKKEQYIIQPYIEGKIITVDVVRNETSGMVSSMCRRELIRNNSGAGLTVEIFHDIFLSDLCKKIANVLNIRGTVNIEFIESSNGYYFLEVNPRFSGGVEFSCIAGYDVITQHLNCFRDLPIIAAPCTHKMIISKKYEECVTWEERNDK
- a CDS encoding aspartate aminotransferase family protein, which codes for MINNNSIELFKEYKDYLFPATDFLPRIIDRSEGSYVYDVDGNKILDLNAGQFCSILGHNNEGLKKIINLQMDKIYHTSTAVISPEVLIAAKKVSDICYGLKGKVLFLSTGSEAVECALRYAKHITKKDGVICFDRAYHGLSLGSQSVTYGGIWSLPRISNVYSVTTPDLHEKSGDYEKIIETYVNEVSQIVSKFSNEIAAFIAEPIVSVGGMIFPPKEYFKQVYEICKKNNIIFIFDESQTGFGRTGKWFGYQSFDFTPDIIVGSKGMGLGYPVSMVLFNDEILMNTKISISHFSSHQNDPLAAALVSYVIDYINENNLLNRVTQYGQKLLTKLINLSEKCTLIKNPRGLGLMIGFDVYKDGWSEYKEKSKDLITRLLDYGIMLQSSNQFKTYRLLPNYLITDEEIDYFINGLEKALREME
- a CDS encoding iron-containing alcohol dehydrogenase, which produces MSYKNFSYSFPTQIIFGKDSINQLESALKAFDIDSLLIVYGGNSIKQNGIYDRVISSLGSCNINYYEHGGCTPNPKSSFVDKGVEKALKNKVQLILAVGGGSVIDAAKAIALLSVNENSSGIWPYMLGLKKFAVDALPIGVILTVSGTGSEGNGAFVISNEDTLEKIGRSHLSARPKFAICDPCFTFSLSSWQTACNCADIMSHLLEQLFVMEENTDLIDELIVAALKNVMINTDLVLQNPNDYDARANLMLAATYSLSYMLSSGRTSDWEAHKIEHVLSGMYNVAHGAGMACIFPYWLEYAAKEEKIANKILLIGQRIFDEKDTIISESVIHKVIYKFTVFFNQVGLPTNLYELLGNYPDIKCIANKVTQSGELGTIVKIDYNSCIDILAKAVGDIK
- the rfbC gene encoding dTDP-4-dehydrorhamnose 3,5-epimerase — its product is MGKFDFIETELNGLIVIEPILFEDNRGYFMETFNYNDFAALGLNKNFVQDNQSYSRKGVLRGMHFQKNNPQSKLVRVIKGEVYDVAVDIRKNSNTYGKWIGIYLSEYNKKQIYIPEGFAHGFLVTSDEAELVYKCSDFYNPLDEGGFIYNDPTIGVEWPLLDREHAILSQKDKGLPSFEMICD
- a CDS encoding glycosyltransferase family 2 protein translates to MLNKDIGRDDLCKLTIVIPNYNGMKFIKGCLDSLENQSLKNFELIIVDNASQDGSNEFIIKNYPDVRFIALEQNYGFSRAVNEGIRACDSDYVVLLNNDTEVEPEWLSNLMRCISSDANIFSCSSKMVQYQDRTKIDDAGDEYNILGWAYKRGDGRPKEEYNINSGIFSSCAGAAIYRRSVFDEIGYFDENFFAYMEDVDISYRAKIHGYKNVYCSDAIVYHIGSATSGSKYNSFKIKLAARNNIYVAYKNMPWLQLLINSPFLFAGFVVKYIFFSRKGFSKEYDQGISEAFKNLKNIEKVKYSSRNLVNYVKIEIELMVNTIKYFYDKASQAIGRQRG